Proteins found in one Lutimonas zeaxanthinifaciens genomic segment:
- a CDS encoding aminotransferase, with protein MEKQLKSKEKEIWTKDKNHVIHPYTNFENFKTEGSVIYEKGKDHHIYDMNGKEYIDGIAGLWCVNIGHGNEEISQATADQSRKLAYYNTFEDAGSIPAADLGAKIAGLCPQNLNHVFFGTGGSMANDTAIKMIHYYFNLIGKPKKKKIISRDLAYHGSTYLAHALTGIRPTHMAFDLPFDMIHYLTAPYAYRNQNELSETEFCDFLIDEMENYILKEGEDNIACFIAEPIMGAGGVIVPPRGYHKRTFDLCKKHDIFYISDEVVTAFGRLGHMVSSEEMFGIQPDVIIMAKGLSSGYVPLGATVISDEIYEVISRPKKENPYFSHGFTYSGHPLCCAVGLKNIEILERDGFCQHVQKWGPYFEQQLKSLSDLEIVGDVRGSHYMLSLELVAYKTTKFAFEPEIGIAKRVYHHARKMGLIVRPIGALIVLSPPLTFDKTAIDQSILILRKSIELTMDDLLKEKIWKH; from the coding sequence ATGGAGAAACAATTAAAATCAAAGGAAAAGGAAATTTGGACAAAGGATAAAAATCATGTCATTCATCCCTATACAAATTTTGAAAATTTCAAAACAGAGGGGTCTGTAATATATGAAAAGGGGAAGGACCATCATATTTATGATATGAACGGAAAAGAATATATTGATGGTATAGCAGGTCTGTGGTGTGTTAATATAGGCCATGGAAATGAAGAAATATCGCAAGCCACGGCTGATCAATCAAGAAAATTAGCCTATTATAACACCTTTGAAGATGCGGGTTCCATACCTGCTGCGGATTTGGGAGCCAAAATTGCGGGTTTATGTCCTCAAAACCTAAATCATGTGTTTTTTGGAACCGGAGGATCCATGGCCAATGATACGGCCATAAAAATGATTCATTACTATTTTAACCTGATAGGAAAGCCGAAGAAGAAAAAGATTATTTCAAGAGATTTGGCTTATCACGGAAGTACGTATTTGGCACATGCACTAACGGGAATAAGGCCTACTCATATGGCATTTGACCTTCCATTTGACATGATACATTATCTAACGGCTCCTTATGCCTACAGAAATCAGAATGAGCTCTCAGAAACGGAATTCTGTGATTTTCTTATTGATGAAATGGAGAATTATATTCTTAAAGAAGGTGAGGACAATATTGCCTGCTTTATAGCTGAACCGATCATGGGAGCCGGAGGTGTGATTGTACCACCAAGAGGATATCATAAAAGAACTTTTGACTTGTGTAAAAAACATGATATTTTTTACATTTCGGATGAAGTTGTCACCGCCTTTGGGAGACTGGGTCATATGGTTTCCTCAGAAGAAATGTTTGGCATCCAGCCGGATGTAATTATTATGGCCAAAGGACTTTCTTCTGGATATGTACCTCTCGGTGCGACCGTAATTTCGGATGAAATTTATGAGGTGATAAGCCGGCCAAAAAAGGAAAATCCTTATTTCTCACACGGTTTTACATATTCAGGCCATCCCTTATGCTGTGCGGTGGGTCTGAAGAATATTGAAATTTTAGAAAGAGATGGATTCTGCCAACATGTTCAAAAGTGGGGCCCCTATTTTGAACAGCAACTCAAGTCCTTGTCTGATCTGGAAATTGTAGGTGATGTAAGGGGGAGTCACTATATGCTGAGTTTGGAATTAGTGGCGTATAAAACGACAAAATTCGCTTTTGAACCTGAAATTGGTATTGCAAAGCGTGTTTATCACCACGCTAGAAAAATGGGTCTTATCGTTAGGCCAATTGGTGCTTTAATCGTTTTGTCGCCTCCTTTGACCTTTGATAAAACGGCTATAGATCAATCGATTTTGATACTAAGGAAGAGTATAGAATTGACGATGGATGATTTACTAAAAGAAAAAATTTGGAAACATTAA
- a CDS encoding SDR family NAD(P)-dependent oxidoreductase: MKYFSLQNKNILVTGGGSGIGLALVKSFVQEGAKVILADIENCEKLAKSIGATYVFMDVSKESSVRDGFETSVDKIGKIDVLINNAGISLLSGVLEEGDAAKWSKVFDINVFGVMYGLKYGPRYMNQGGSIINTASQAAFTKVAGMEPYAASKAAVISLTKTAALELAHQRIRVNAVCPSNTKTPMMAQSEDAAYAELMSNLFSPMSRVAETDDLVGVFHFLASEAAQYINGQALIVDGGWTAGVSNQLLEKIQE; the protein is encoded by the coding sequence ATGAAATATTTTTCATTACAAAACAAGAATATATTGGTCACTGGAGGAGGCAGTGGTATTGGATTAGCTTTAGTAAAAAGTTTTGTACAAGAAGGAGCTAAAGTAATCCTGGCAGATATAGAAAACTGCGAGAAATTGGCAAAAAGCATAGGGGCAACCTATGTTTTTATGGATGTTTCGAAAGAATCATCTGTAAGAGATGGTTTTGAAACCTCGGTCGATAAGATTGGCAAGATAGATGTTTTGATAAATAATGCCGGGATTTCTCTTCTCTCAGGAGTCTTGGAAGAGGGGGATGCTGCAAAATGGTCTAAAGTATTTGATATCAACGTATTTGGAGTGATGTATGGGCTCAAGTATGGACCAAGATATATGAATCAAGGAGGTAGCATAATTAATACAGCCTCTCAGGCTGCCTTTACAAAAGTGGCCGGAATGGAGCCTTATGCAGCGAGTAAGGCCGCAGTAATCAGCTTGACGAAAACAGCAGCCTTGGAACTTGCACATCAACGAATAAGGGTGAATGCAGTTTGTCCGTCAAATACCAAAACCCCTATGATGGCCCAATCAGAAGATGCTGCGTATGCCGAACTCATGAGTAACTTATTTTCTCCGATGTCACGCGTTGCCGAAACTGATGATTTAGTGGGAGTATTTCATTTTTTAGCCAGCGAGGCAGCTCAATACATCAATGGGCAGGCCCTTATTGTTGATGGTGGATGGACGGCAGGTGTGAGTAATCAACTATTAGAAAAGATACAGGAGTAA
- a CDS encoding MFS transporter codes for MTKANLWSCYFLGNAGLLLIYLLPQMVGMVSESLSLSAVQQGQFASSDLVGSAIASISSFFWIRKFDWKKVALIGLTLIITGNLLSIFQNDFTSLLIIRFMTGLGEGLAIALALVVINDSKETERNFAMYLILTLVTGAVSVELIPLLSYLNSAMVIFGLQILAALIAVPLVIFFLPFNKIIEKDTAELKRLSNKSIFGLTGILIMFVGYGGLWAFSERIGKDEGFSEAYIADALFISLLAAIIGLLIPILVENRYGRKIPIYISSVGLIAFGIIILSHPSPIMFVAALAIGSFGINMILPYATGILAESDQTGKALVMVMPMYSIGFALGPFTLSLFYHYGDYRLVAIVSALIFTVACMSFIYASFNKKLRKS; via the coding sequence ATGACAAAAGCAAATTTATGGTCATGCTATTTTCTCGGAAATGCAGGGTTGTTATTGATATACCTTCTTCCTCAGATGGTGGGGATGGTATCTGAATCCCTTTCTTTGTCGGCGGTTCAGCAGGGTCAATTTGCATCTTCCGATTTGGTGGGTTCAGCTATTGCATCTATTTCTTCTTTTTTCTGGATAAGGAAATTCGATTGGAAGAAGGTTGCTCTGATCGGATTAACACTGATCATTACCGGAAACTTACTTTCGATATTTCAGAATGATTTTACTTCGTTGTTAATAATTAGGTTCATGACAGGCTTAGGAGAGGGCCTTGCAATTGCTTTGGCCTTAGTAGTAATTAATGATTCTAAGGAAACTGAGAGGAATTTTGCAATGTATTTGATACTGACATTGGTTACAGGAGCGGTCAGTGTCGAATTGATCCCTTTATTATCTTATTTGAATTCCGCTATGGTTATATTTGGGTTACAGATACTCGCAGCTCTTATAGCCGTGCCATTAGTTATCTTTTTTCTTCCCTTTAATAAAATCATTGAAAAGGATACAGCTGAACTTAAAAGATTAAGCAATAAATCAATATTCGGATTGACTGGCATATTAATTATGTTTGTCGGTTATGGAGGTTTATGGGCCTTTTCAGAAAGGATAGGTAAGGATGAGGGCTTTTCTGAAGCTTATATCGCTGATGCCCTATTTATATCTTTATTAGCAGCCATTATAGGGCTTTTGATACCTATACTTGTGGAGAACAGATACGGCAGAAAAATTCCGATTTATATTAGTTCTGTAGGATTGATTGCTTTTGGGATTATCATTTTGTCCCATCCGTCTCCGATAATGTTTGTGGCCGCACTTGCTATTGGTAGTTTTGGAATCAATATGATTTTACCCTACGCTACAGGTATCTTGGCTGAGAGTGATCAGACGGGAAAAGCCCTGGTGATGGTCATGCCAATGTATTCTATAGGTTTTGCTCTTGGTCCCTTCACACTTTCATTATTTTATCATTATGGAGATTATAGGCTTGTAGCTATCGTTTCAGCCTTGATTTTCACAGTGGCCTGTATGTCATTTATTTACGCTTCATTCAATAAGAAATTAAGAAAGTCATGA
- a CDS encoding long-chain-fatty-acid--CoA ligase has translation MFNLSICLEDSAKRYADKPAIIGEFKELSFGELNYLSNQVANALINAGIKANDKVALSCPNSYFFPAIYYGILKAGGVVVPLSVLLKRDEIIYHLNDAEASFYFCHEGWDILPIGAEGYAAFREVSFCKEIIIMPNEMDEREHFPLSKSFESFIDHESKSFDLVPVGAEDTAVIIYTSGTTGKPKGAELTHSNLAWNADLCRHLFQFNQDDITMTVLPMFHIFGQTCLMNASIMHGISNVVLPRFDPGLVLERMQMEKVTIFAGVPTMYWALMNHIDDVGLIDYEEISRNLKFCISGGASLPVQLLNDFELKFQVSIYEGYGMSEGSPVVSFNHPGQKRKAGSIGKPVWGVQVKLVNDLGNPVSPGEKGQLLFKGHNVMKGYYKMPSASAEALKNGWMHSGDVAVQDEEGFYYIVDRTKDMILRGGLNVYPREVEEVIMQHESVSLVAVVGVPDEKMGEEIKAFIVLNEEGSVSEEEIIKWTKTRIALYKYPRIVQFISEMPLSATGKILKRELRK, from the coding sequence AATGATAAGGTTGCTCTGAGCTGTCCGAATTCATACTTTTTTCCGGCTATTTATTATGGTATTTTAAAAGCAGGAGGTGTGGTGGTTCCTTTGAGTGTTTTGCTTAAGAGGGATGAGATAATTTATCATTTGAATGATGCAGAGGCCTCTTTTTATTTTTGTCATGAGGGATGGGATATACTTCCGATAGGTGCTGAAGGATATGCGGCTTTTCGAGAAGTTTCTTTCTGCAAAGAAATTATAATCATGCCTAATGAGATGGATGAGAGGGAACATTTTCCGTTGTCAAAATCGTTCGAATCGTTTATTGATCATGAGTCCAAGTCATTTGATTTAGTTCCTGTTGGAGCAGAGGATACGGCTGTAATCATATATACATCCGGTACAACAGGTAAACCTAAAGGGGCCGAACTAACTCATTCAAATTTGGCCTGGAATGCTGATTTATGCAGACATCTTTTTCAGTTTAATCAGGATGATATTACCATGACGGTTTTGCCCATGTTCCATATTTTTGGACAAACCTGTTTGATGAATGCCAGTATCATGCATGGTATCAGTAATGTTGTTCTTCCAAGATTTGATCCGGGCTTGGTCCTTGAAAGAATGCAAATGGAGAAAGTCACCATCTTTGCCGGTGTTCCCACCATGTATTGGGCACTAATGAATCACATAGATGATGTAGGTTTAATTGATTATGAAGAAATTAGCAGAAATCTCAAATTTTGTATTTCAGGAGGTGCTTCTTTACCTGTTCAATTGTTAAACGATTTTGAATTGAAATTTCAAGTTTCAATTTATGAAGGATATGGGATGTCAGAGGGATCTCCTGTAGTCAGCTTTAATCACCCAGGCCAAAAAAGAAAGGCAGGCTCAATAGGGAAACCGGTTTGGGGCGTGCAGGTAAAACTTGTTAATGATCTTGGAAATCCTGTTTCACCGGGTGAGAAAGGTCAACTCTTATTTAAGGGACACAATGTGATGAAAGGGTATTATAAAATGCCTTCTGCTTCGGCAGAAGCCCTTAAAAACGGATGGATGCATTCAGGGGATGTCGCTGTTCAGGATGAAGAGGGGTTTTATTATATAGTTGACCGTACCAAGGATATGATCTTAAGAGGAGGCCTTAATGTTTATCCAAGGGAGGTGGAAGAGGTTATTATGCAGCATGAAAGTGTTTCACTCGTTGCGGTTGTTGGGGTTCCTGATGAGAAAATGGGAGAAGAAATAAAGGCATTCATTGTTCTTAATGAAGAGGGTAGTGTTTCAGAAGAAGAAATCATTAAATGGACTAAAACCAGAATAGCACTTTACAAGTACCCAAGAATAGTTCAGTTTATCAGTGAAATGCCATTAAGCGCTACGGGAAAGATTTTAAAACGAGAGCTTAGAAAATAA